AACAGATACCAACAATGCACTATTCGCATTTTTACCTTTTCTGCCATAGGCGCTCATGCCGTTCGTTACCACCGATCCCGCCTCAGAAGCTGATGCAACCACCATTCCACCAGGACACATGCAAAAGGTGTATGCACCTCTTCCCATCGGGTGATGCCAGGACAGTCTATAATCGGCAGCTCCTAGTATATGAGCATTTTTATCTGTACCGTATTGAATCAGATTGATTTGCTTTTGAGGATGTTCAATACGTACCCCTAAAGAAAACGCTTTTGTTTCCATCGGTACACCTGACTGATAAAAAGATTCAAACAAATCTCTGGCACTATGTCCCATAGCGGCAATGACAATTGAGGTTTCAAGATGCCCTTTGTTTTCTATTGCCACTCCTTTGATTTCTCCTTTTTCTATTTGAAGCTCTGTTACTTTATGTCCATAAAGTACCTGGCCTCCTTCTCGAATAATTGATTTCCGAATTTCAGCCACTACATTTCTTAATTTATCTGTTCCAATATGCGGCTTACTGTCGTATAGAATTTCTTCCGGAGCACCATGTTCCTTAAGTTTTTTAAGAACATACCGACATCTAGGATCCTTGATCCTTGTCGTTAGTTTTCCATCGGAGAAAGTTCCGGCTCCTCCTTCTCCAAATTGAACATTGGATTCTGGGTTTAGTTTTCCATTTTTCCAAAAATCGTAAACATCCTTTACCCTTTGTTCTACTTTTTCTCCCCGCTCCAGCAAAATAGGTCGGTATCCTTTTTCCGCCAAATAAAGGCCACAAAAAAGACCTGCAGGGCCTGTACCGATAATAACAGGTGGTTTTTCTAATTTTAAGTTCCCTTTGTTTACATTGGCTTCTACTGGCAACTCTTCTGGCACTAAAGCAATGTTTTTATTACGTTTACAGCGATTTAATACTGACTTCTCATCTTTTACCTGTACATCAATAATATACACAAAC
This genomic interval from Tindallia magadiensis contains the following:
- a CDS encoding NAD(P)/FAD-dependent oxidoreductase: MIRIRELKISANQNQNLMKAIMEQLKIEKKEILDYRVYKRSIDARRKENIMFVYIIDVQVKDEKSVLNRCKRNKNIALVPEELPVEANVNKGNLKLEKPPVIIGTGPAGLFCGLYLAEKGYRPILLERGEKVEQRVKDVYDFWKNGKLNPESNVQFGEGGAGTFSDGKLTTRIKDPRCRYVLKKLKEHGAPEEILYDSKPHIGTDKLRNVVAEIRKSIIREGGQVLYGHKVTELQIEKGEIKGVAIENKGHLETSIVIAAMGHSARDLFESFYQSGVPMETKAFSLGVRIEHPQKQINLIQYGTDKNAHILGAADYRLSWHHPMGRGAYTFCMCPGGMVVASASEAGSVVTNGMSAYGRKGKNANSALLVSVTPKDFEGDDPLAGMRFQRKWEQEAFKLGGENYHAPVQRVEDFLASRPSWELGSVLSTYRPGVTPTELTSCLPPYVTEVLREALKKWDQKMKGFALKDALLTGVETRSSSPLRIKRNERMESDVKGLYPTGEGCGFAGGIMSAAADGIRSAEAVLERYYLSES